A single Saccopteryx bilineata isolate mSacBil1 chromosome 9, mSacBil1_pri_phased_curated, whole genome shotgun sequence DNA region contains:
- the LOC136312840 gene encoding LOW QUALITY PROTEIN: DBIRD complex subunit ZNF326-like (The sequence of the model RefSeq protein was modified relative to this genomic sequence to represent the inferred CDS: inserted 3 bases in 2 codons; substituted 2 bases at 2 genomic stop codons), giving the protein MDCEDDYAHSACRNTYQGLNGMDRDYGPGSYGGMDRDYGHGSYGGQRSMDSYLNQSYGMANHSGGGGGSGFGPYESYDSRSSLGGRDLYRSGYGFNEPEQSRFGGIYGGRFESSYRNSLDSFGGRNQGGSSWEAPYSRSKXRPGFMEDRGRENYSSYSSLSSPHMKPASVGSRGRGTPAYPESTNKFGSRNYDAFGGSSTDRGXGRGHMSDFGSIHRPGIVDYQNKSANVTVAATRGLKRKMMQLFNKPGGAFIKKPKLAKPVEKMSLSKSPTKSDPKNEEEEKRRIEARQEKQRCRREKNGEKYGGEYRMAFMCSFCKFRTFEEKHIELHLESSSHQETLDHIQKQTKFDKVVMEFLHECMVNKFKKTSLCKQQTNSQTEVKIIEKDVMEGVTADDHMMKVETVHCSACSVYIPALYSSVQQHLKSSDHIKGKQAYKEXIKRESDLTATSILNNPIVKVRYERFIKGDNPFEIQGHSQDQQIEGDEEEEEKIDELIEEEEEEEEEEEEAREAEKVEEAGAVEEAGXAEAGGGSEEAEAVAEVEEVGDGEEVKEGMKEKAKEEQVSLVDQPGEN; this is encoded by the exons ATGGACTGCGAGGACGATTACGCACACTCTGCTTGCAGGAATACTTATCAGGGTCTTAATGGAATGGATCGTGATTATGGTCCTGGATCTTATGGAGGGATGGATCGTGACTATGGCCATGGATCCTATGGGGGTCAGAGATCCATGGACTCCTACCTAAACCAGTCATATGGCATGGCCAAtcacagtggtggtggtggaggtagcGGGTTTGGACCTTATGAGTCTTACGACTCCAGGTCTTCTCTGGGTGGGCGAGATCTGTACAGATCTGGCTATGGTTTTAATGAACCCGAACAAAGCCGCTTCGGAGGTATTTATGGTGGTCGATTTGAGAGCTCCTACCGGAATAGCCTTGATTCTTTCGGAGGTAGAAACCAGGGCGGGTCTAGCTGGGAAGCACCCTACTCCCGTTCAAA CAGGCCTGGGTTTATggaggacagaggaagagagaattaCTCTTCCTACAGCAGTTTATCTTCACCCCATATGAAGCCTGCATCTGTAGGCTCTCGGGGGAGAGGAACGCCTGCTTATCCTGAAAGTACGAATAAGTTTGGAAGCAGAAACTATGATGCTTTTGGAGGATCATCAACAGACAGAGGCTGAGGCCGAGGACATATGAGTGATTTTGGAAGCATTCATAGACCTGGAATTGTTGACTATCAAAACAAATCTGCCAATGTGACAGTTGCTGCTACAAGaggattaaagagaaaaatgatgcaACTATTTAATAAGCCTGGTGGAGCCTTTATCAAGAAACCCAAGCTAGCAAAACCCGTGGAAAAAATGAGCCTCAGCAAATCACCTACAAAAAGTGATccgaaaaatgaagaagaagaaaagcggCGAATTGAAGCTCGACAAGAGAAGCAAAgatgcagaagagaaaaaaacggTGAGAAATATGGAGGTGAATACAGAATGGCATTCATGTGTTCATTTTGTAAATTTCGAACGTTTGAGGAAAAACATATTGAACTGCATCTGGAAAGTTCTTCACACCAGGAAACCTTGGATCATATTCAGAAACAAACTAAATTTGATAAAGTAGTTATGGAGTTTTTGCATGAATGTATGgtgaataaattcaagaaaacatCTCTTTGTAAGCAACAGACAAATAGTCAAACAGAagtcaaaataattgaaaaagatGTTATGGAAGGCGTTACTGCAGATGATCACATGATGAAAGTAGAGACTGTTCACTGCAGTGCTTGTAGTGTGTACATCCCTGCTTTATATAGTTCAGTGCAGCAACACTTAAAATCTTCTGATCATATCAAAGGGAAGCAGGCttataaggaataaataaaaagagagagcgaCTTGACTGCTACAAGCATTTTAAATAACCCAATTGTGAAGGTGCGATACGAACGTTTTATTAAAGGTGACAATCCTTTTGAAATTCAAGGTCATTCTCAAGATCAGCAAATAGAAGGagatgaagaggaggaagaaaagatcgATGAACTtattgaagaggaagaagaagaagaggaagaagaagaggaagcgaGGGAAGCAGAGAAAGTGGAGGAAGCAGGGGCAGTGGAAGAAGCAG CAGcggaggcaggaggaggaagtGAAGAAGCAGAGGCAGTGGCGGAGGTAGAGGAAGTAGGGGACGGAGAGGAAGtgaaagaaggaatgaaagaaaaagcaaaggaagAGCAAGTCAGCCTTGTTGACCAACCtggagaaaattaa